One genomic segment of Novisyntrophococcus fermenticellae includes these proteins:
- a CDS encoding sensor histidine kinase produces the protein MKKHKKNSIHSHLIIIYISCTLLPILFLASILTYIFQYKNSQNQELQTTSLLYSIGNNIETYTDDLKRLSLSPHSYTDIMSFFTYVQNADYDNPEDPYKQYVITRDYTSTVQNLLLTARSDILGICYIPISHTYDNRLYVCSKYSGLTILNDYPYSQEDWYQEALHNNGDIIYTAASEVDYYGKNPVKTFSVVRRVRDVYTKRDIGIIKVDLTYDLLETLFKNMKCSKRSFVGLIDNKGHVIYESAPISDFVSQKALAGRTIKTDDDTYFLTYRKINETSWNLIYFSSQKDTNGQIYKSCFIALIIFTITFIIAFCLFMIRSRRLTQSLQDILSGIAHVGNGDLDTSIDTDLLYSHELTKIGTQFNQMTKQLKLHIQNEYEAQLSQKTAEYKALQNQINPHFLYNTLNIFVTLNRLGYKSDLESGLIKLSNIFRYTCRNEENCSILQEFDFVRQYLEIQKLRYEERLNFIITCDYDIQDVVIPKLIVQPLVENAIKHGLEPSMEPITITVYAKKCTLNFEDPVNYAVIIISNDGIGFNPKEKPVASGIGLSNISERLNLFNKDSFFYIHSGEGILTVEYILIPL, from the coding sequence TTGAAAAAACATAAAAAAAATTCGATTCATTCTCACTTAATTATTATATATATATCATGCACGCTTCTCCCAATCCTTTTTCTGGCATCGATATTGACTTATATTTTCCAATATAAAAATAGTCAGAATCAGGAATTACAAACAACTTCTTTATTATATTCAATCGGTAATAATATAGAGACATATACCGACGATTTAAAACGCCTTTCCCTGTCACCGCACAGTTATACGGACATTATGTCCTTTTTTACGTATGTCCAAAATGCAGATTATGATAACCCGGAGGACCCTTATAAGCAATATGTAATTACGCGCGACTATACAAGTACCGTACAAAATCTACTATTAACCGCCAGATCAGATATTCTTGGTATTTGCTATATTCCTATTTCACATACGTATGATAATCGTCTTTATGTCTGTAGTAAGTATTCAGGATTAACAATATTAAACGATTATCCATATTCACAAGAAGACTGGTATCAAGAGGCTCTGCATAATAACGGTGATATTATTTATACTGCAGCATCAGAAGTAGATTACTATGGGAAAAATCCAGTTAAAACGTTCTCTGTTGTAAGACGCGTACGGGATGTTTATACAAAAAGAGATATTGGTATTATCAAAGTTGATTTAACTTATGACTTATTAGAAACTTTATTTAAAAATATGAAATGCAGCAAACGTTCCTTTGTTGGGTTAATCGACAACAAGGGGCATGTGATTTATGAAAGTGCTCCTATTTCTGATTTTGTTTCACAAAAAGCTTTAGCAGGAAGAACGATTAAGACAGATGACGATACTTATTTTTTGACCTATAGAAAAATAAATGAAACATCATGGAATCTTATCTATTTCTCTTCACAGAAAGATACCAACGGGCAAATATATAAAAGTTGTTTCATTGCCTTAATCATCTTTACTATAACATTTATTATTGCCTTTTGTCTTTTTATGATACGTTCAAGACGGTTAACACAATCTTTGCAAGATATTCTTTCCGGCATTGCGCATGTTGGAAACGGAGATTTGGATACGAGCATTGATACTGATTTATTATATTCCCACGAGCTCACAAAAATTGGCACGCAATTTAACCAAATGACAAAGCAGCTTAAGCTTCATATCCAAAATGAATATGAAGCGCAATTATCCCAAAAAACAGCAGAATATAAAGCTTTACAGAATCAAATAAATCCGCATTTTCTATATAATACTTTGAATATTTTTGTAACGTTGAACAGATTGGGATATAAAAGTGACTTGGAATCCGGATTAATAAAGCTCTCCAATATATTTAGATATACCTGTAGGAATGAAGAAAACTGTAGTATACTTCAAGAGTTTGACTTCGTGCGTCAATACCTGGAGATTCAGAAATTACGATATGAAGAACGCCTGAATTTTATCATTACATGCGATTATGATATACAGGATGTAGTAATTCCAAAATTAATCGTTCAGCCATTGGTTGAAAATGCAATTAAACATGGGCTGGAGCCCTCTATGGAACCAATCACAATAACTGTTTACGCAAAAAAATGTACTTTAAATTTTGAAGATCCTGTCAATTATGCCGTCATTATTATTTCGAATGACGGGATTGGTTTTAACCCCAAGGAAAAACCGGTTGCAAGTGGTATTGGGCTAAGCAATATATCCGAACGTTTAAATTTGTTTAATAAAGATTCGTTTTTCTATATTCACAGTGGGGAAGGCATATTAACTGTCGAATATATCTTAATTCCATTATGA
- a CDS encoding ABC transporter substrate-binding protein: MKIKKVMRLIISTTAILGMLTGCSSNPEEGIKEGASATSETKSASAESTKEGAAPLTGVTIEFLYNLNGETTSDAILKACEDFTYETGIEVEAIMPGSNFSDTMKTRMAANQLPDIWTTHGWAVARYSEYLEPLNDQEFAASINPEIKDLVTGEDGNIYAAPLDMDLVGITYNGDLLTEAGVNVDELKTWEDFDAACKKVSDLGKTPIHIGGKDNFTIGNIFNDIAPTLYTNDNEANQKALLDGSFDWSQWDKAAGMLDAWNQKGYINPDCLTADYMTSIKAMAKGDVAFSFYGASGIAEVYAINANANIGFMPLPAKDNDSKQTLLVGEHFAAGVWKDSEHKKEAMQLLNYLMREDVCTELASVCAMPSGVSYVTSDTGKLAEYYAKYSEEGIQTVPYFDRAYLPSGMWNDLCTTGALILSGDSEGVQKATEQMESSYKEKMAQAN; this comes from the coding sequence ATGAAGATTAAAAAAGTGATGCGTTTAATAATCTCAACTACGGCGATTTTAGGCATGCTCACCGGGTGTTCTTCTAATCCGGAAGAAGGAATAAAGGAAGGTGCGTCAGCAACATCAGAAACAAAATCTGCTTCGGCTGAAAGCACGAAGGAAGGCGCGGCGCCATTAACGGGTGTTACGATCGAATTTTTATACAATTTAAATGGTGAAACTACAAGTGATGCTATCTTAAAAGCATGTGAAGATTTTACATATGAAACAGGAATTGAAGTCGAGGCTATTATGCCGGGGTCAAATTTCAGTGATACTATGAAAACAAGAATGGCAGCAAATCAGCTTCCTGATATTTGGACAACACATGGATGGGCAGTTGCAAGATATAGTGAATATCTGGAACCGTTGAATGACCAGGAATTTGCAGCAAGCATAAACCCGGAGATAAAAGATTTGGTCACAGGAGAAGACGGTAATATTTACGCAGCTCCATTGGATATGGATTTGGTCGGAATCACATATAATGGAGACTTGTTGACGGAGGCCGGAGTTAATGTTGATGAGCTGAAAACCTGGGAGGACTTTGATGCGGCCTGTAAAAAGGTAAGCGATTTGGGAAAGACACCAATTCATATAGGCGGAAAAGATAATTTTACAATCGGTAATATTTTTAATGACATTGCACCGACATTATATACAAATGATAATGAAGCAAACCAGAAAGCACTTTTGGATGGAAGCTTTGACTGGAGTCAGTGGGATAAGGCGGCTGGAATGTTAGACGCATGGAATCAAAAAGGATATATTAACCCTGACTGTCTGACTGCAGACTATATGACCAGCATTAAGGCAATGGCCAAAGGAGATGTAGCATTTTCCTTTTATGGAGCCAGTGGAATTGCCGAGGTGTACGCTATTAATGCAAACGCAAATATTGGATTTATGCCCTTACCGGCAAAAGATAATGATTCAAAACAGACATTATTAGTCGGAGAGCATTTTGCTGCAGGTGTCTGGAAGGATTCTGAACATAAAAAAGAAGCAATGCAGTTGCTTAATTATCTAATGAGAGAAGATGTATGTACGGAATTAGCAAGCGTTTGTGCGATGCCGTCAGGCGTTTCCTATGTCACCAGCGATACTGGAAAGCTGGCTGAATATTACGCAAAGTATTCAGAGGAAGGAATCCAAACAGTGCCTTATTTTGATCGGGCATATTTACCCAGTGGCATGTGGAATGACCTATGTACAACTGGTGCATTAATTCTATCGGGAGATAGTGAAGGAGTACAAAAGGCGACAGAACAAATGGAATCAAGCTATAAGGAAAAGATGGCACAGGCTAATTAA
- a CDS encoding carbohydrate ABC transporter permease: protein MKKKNFYINLFYIPAIILFIVFVAYPLIYGVRISFTNWNGYSQKMNYVGLKNYLRIFTDENVLIALRNTLIYGICSTLIQNVLGLAYAIFLNSKFKGRSIVRTIIYLPVMIAPLIMGYIMYFFVQYDGGAINDILHALHKAPVDLMSNGTVAVCIMTIINSIQFVGTAMIIYLAGLQNISVMYYEAAEIDGASKWQQFKNITLPLIVPALASSTVINLIGGLKLFDIIMALTSGGPGYSSHSLSTLITNQYFSAQNAGYASTIGLFTFALIMIISNLVSSYFDKKEVYM from the coding sequence ATGAAAAAGAAAAATTTTTATATCAACTTATTTTATATACCTGCCATAATTTTATTTATTGTATTTGTGGCGTATCCACTTATCTATGGTGTAAGAATTTCGTTTACAAATTGGAATGGCTATTCGCAAAAAATGAATTATGTAGGTCTGAAAAATTATTTGCGTATTTTTACAGATGAAAACGTACTTATTGCATTGAGAAATACCCTTATCTACGGTATTTGCAGTACACTGATTCAAAATGTTTTAGGTCTGGCATATGCGATATTTTTAAATAGCAAATTCAAAGGCAGATCAATTGTCAGGACGATTATCTATCTGCCGGTAATGATAGCGCCTCTGATTATGGGTTATATTATGTATTTCTTTGTACAATATGATGGCGGTGCAATTAATGATATATTACATGCTCTTCACAAAGCCCCTGTTGATTTGATGAGTAATGGAACTGTAGCTGTATGTATTATGACTATCATAAACAGCATTCAGTTTGTAGGGACCGCAATGATTATTTACCTTGCCGGATTGCAGAATATATCGGTCATGTATTATGAAGCGGCTGAAATTGATGGAGCCAGTAAGTGGCAGCAGTTTAAAAACATTACACTGCCGTTAATCGTTCCGGCACTTGCATCATCAACAGTAATCAATCTGATTGGTGGATTAAAGTTATTTGATATTATAATGGCATTAACCAGCGGGGGGCCCGGTTATTCAAGTCATTCATTATCAACCTTGATTACAAATCAATATTTTAGCGCGCAGAATGCCGGCTATGCATCCACAATAGGACTTTTTACCTTTGCTTTAATAATGATTATAAGTAACTTAGTTTCATCTTATTTTGATAAAAAGGAGGTATATATGTAA
- a CDS encoding carbohydrate ABC transporter permease yields the protein MVKSSKKNNIPKYILSIFIITLHFMPIYILLTVSFKSPKDLSSRWVFPGYLYLKNFQTALGRSNFGQALINTAIIAVIAVVGIAFLGAITAYPLARNKSRFNKFIKGFIMGVMMVPPLSILVPLYSMLAKMNGISTYWGIIIVLITFQLPTSIYLYSNFISAIPVGLEEAASIDGCGPFKTFLYIIMPQLKPVTASVAIITGINCWNNYQFALYLLQSPKMRTVTLAISGFFSQDSSNVNGAAAAALLGISPVIVLFLLLQKYFIQGTIDSALK from the coding sequence ATGGTAAAGAGCAGCAAAAAAAATAATATTCCCAAATATATTTTATCTATATTTATTATCACATTGCATTTTATGCCTATATATATATTACTTACGGTTTCATTTAAATCGCCAAAGGATCTGTCTTCGAGATGGGTTTTTCCCGGATACTTATATCTAAAGAATTTCCAAACAGCGCTTGGCAGAAGTAATTTCGGACAGGCATTAATTAATACAGCAATCATAGCTGTTATTGCTGTGGTAGGAATTGCATTTCTTGGAGCAATTACAGCATATCCGTTAGCAAGGAATAAATCCAGATTCAATAAATTCATTAAAGGATTTATTATGGGAGTTATGATGGTTCCGCCATTAAGTATTCTGGTTCCCTTATATTCGATGCTGGCAAAGATGAATGGGATATCGACTTATTGGGGAATTATAATCGTGTTGATTACATTCCAGCTTCCTACAAGTATATATTTATATAGTAATTTTATTTCGGCAATTCCAGTTGGGTTAGAAGAAGCAGCATCGATCGATGGATGTGGTCCGTTTAAAACATTCTTATACATTATTATGCCTCAATTAAAACCGGTTACCGCTTCAGTTGCAATTATCACGGGAATCAATTGTTGGAACAACTATCAATTTGCGCTCTACCTGCTTCAATCGCCTAAAATGCGAACGGTTACATTAGCCATATCCGGTTTCTTTTCACAGGATTCAAGCAATGTTAACGGTGCAGCGGCTGCTGCATTGCTGGGGATATCACCCGTAATAGTTTTGTTTTTACTTTTACAGAAATATTTTATTCAAGGTACAATTGATAGTGCATTAAAATAA
- a CDS encoding glycoside hydrolase family 36 protein, with translation MKIEFIENNIHIHISETEDGTVVLEQLSPMEETKDIPLCEKNWYPLVEIKLSNCNQINHRGSKHVGSCPGDKLKYDSHKIYRNNYGKKIEVIQRYKDMYVESHMQFFDGVSVVRAWTVIKNNSGTALPLEFVSSFALTGIKSGEKTKRDKNAYVYLPHNTWYGEAQWKKYTLNELGYDAVGVFSMKKIEASASGTWPSHEYLPMGCFEDSDANVSYLWQIETSCSWHWEISDCMNELYLQLYGPVYDKNNFFKNIQSGESFISEPAAVAIVSGGFEQGIKELTKYRRIIRRKNNDNIEMPVIFNDYMNCLFGDPTSEKLFPLIDKAAECGCEYFCIDAGWYDKGPWWDGIGEWIPSKERFPNGIEEPLNYIKQKGMIPGLWLEIESVGVNCPIVKKVPKDWFFQRNGIVVTERSRYQLDFRNPEVRAYASGIIKRLVESYGIGYIKMDYNVNFGVGTTIDADSPGDGLLEHTRCYLKWLEEVFERYPQLVIENCGSGGMRMSYSLLQRHSIQSVTDQTDYIRMAAIAANAASALTPEQAAIWSYPLKDGDCEETVFNMVNAMLLRIHQSGHIAELSENRFDLITEGIACYKKIRKDIAAGFPIFPLGLADMSKDFLCFGIDTEHAVYLAVWRIQGEEDTVAIEIEEGRKAELIYPLNLHSEYTFQNTKKTLTVKLEPKTARLFKVLK, from the coding sequence ATGAAAATAGAATTTATCGAAAACAATATTCATATTCATATTTCGGAAACGGAAGACGGAACCGTTGTTTTGGAACAGTTAAGTCCAATGGAGGAAACAAAAGACATCCCGCTATGTGAAAAAAACTGGTATCCTCTTGTAGAAATAAAATTAAGTAATTGTAATCAGATAAATCATCGAGGAAGTAAACACGTTGGTTCCTGTCCGGGAGATAAATTAAAATATGATTCACATAAGATTTATAGAAATAATTATGGTAAAAAAATAGAAGTCATTCAAAGATATAAAGATATGTATGTTGAGAGCCATATGCAGTTTTTTGACGGAGTATCGGTGGTCAGAGCATGGACTGTTATCAAGAACAACTCCGGAACAGCATTACCTTTAGAATTTGTTTCATCATTTGCATTGACTGGAATAAAATCAGGTGAAAAAACAAAGAGAGACAAAAATGCATATGTGTATTTGCCACACAACACATGGTATGGTGAAGCGCAGTGGAAAAAATACACTTTAAATGAGCTGGGATACGATGCTGTCGGCGTTTTTTCAATGAAGAAAATTGAAGCCTCAGCCTCCGGAACCTGGCCCTCACATGAATATCTTCCGATGGGATGCTTTGAAGATTCAGATGCAAATGTATCGTATTTATGGCAGATTGAGACTTCTTGTTCCTGGCACTGGGAAATAAGTGATTGTATGAATGAATTGTATCTTCAGCTTTATGGCCCGGTCTATGACAAAAATAACTTCTTTAAAAACATACAATCAGGAGAAAGCTTTATAAGTGAACCAGCTGCTGTAGCGATAGTATCCGGTGGATTTGAACAGGGAATAAAAGAACTAACAAAATATAGAAGAATTATTCGAAGAAAAAATAATGATAATATAGAAATGCCGGTTATATTTAATGATTATATGAACTGTCTGTTTGGGGATCCTACTTCAGAGAAGTTATTTCCACTCATTGATAAGGCCGCAGAATGCGGATGTGAATATTTTTGTATCGATGCCGGCTGGTATGACAAAGGACCCTGGTGGGATGGAATTGGTGAATGGATTCCGTCGAAAGAACGCTTTCCTAATGGAATCGAAGAACCACTTAACTACATAAAGCAAAAAGGAATGATACCTGGTTTATGGCTTGAAATAGAAAGTGTCGGAGTTAATTGCCCAATTGTAAAAAAAGTCCCGAAAGACTGGTTTTTCCAAAGAAACGGTATAGTTGTCACAGAAAGAAGCAGATACCAGCTGGATTTTAGAAATCCAGAGGTACGTGCGTATGCGTCCGGAATAATTAAGAGATTGGTTGAATCTTATGGAATCGGCTATATAAAAATGGATTATAATGTAAATTTTGGCGTAGGAACTACAATAGATGCGGATAGTCCCGGAGATGGATTGCTGGAGCATACCAGATGCTACTTAAAATGGCTCGAGGAAGTCTTTGAAAGATATCCACAATTGGTAATAGAAAACTGTGGAAGTGGTGGAATGCGTATGTCTTACTCCTTACTACAGCGGCATAGTATTCAATCCGTGACGGACCAGACAGACTACATTCGAATGGCGGCTATTGCCGCAAATGCAGCGTCTGCACTAACACCAGAGCAGGCGGCAATATGGTCCTATCCATTGAAAGATGGGGATTGTGAGGAAACGGTATTTAATATGGTCAATGCTATGCTGTTAAGGATTCACCAAAGTGGACATATAGCTGAGCTATCTGAAAACAGATTCGATTTAATAACAGAAGGTATTGCTTGTTATAAGAAGATTCGTAAAGATATTGCTGCAGGATTTCCAATATTTCCTTTAGGTTTGGCAGACATGTCAAAAGATTTTCTGTGTTTCGGAATCGATACGGAACATGCAGTTTATCTTGCTGTATGGAGGATACAGGGAGAAGAAGATACAGTTGCAATAGAAATAGAAGAGGGTAGAAAAGCGGAACTGATTTATCCATTAAATCTTCATAGTGAATATACGTTCCAGAATACCAAGAAAACCTTGACTGTAAAACTTGAGCCCAAAACGGCACGTTTATTTAAAGTGTTAAAATAA
- a CDS encoding LacI family DNA-binding transcriptional regulator codes for MKRKEYNITDISNALNISRASVSRALSGAAGVSDKLRARIIQYANEIGYQPSVPASKSPKRKSNFIALVLGDIRNPFYAELSYTIQKILVKHNYTVMIFNSDYDAARELEFIQGADNFHFAGLILITAQSDQLSKTISTLPIPKVLVNRILPDYTGDSVLTDNFQAGYEAALHLINLGHKSIGFIGGHRTSSAAVQRFDGFLQALQNYSIPYREDFIWHSNLQLEAGYQIADSFLALHEKPSAIISVNDMTSYGFIDGCRNGGLRIPEDLSVISFDDIPFSNLQGIQLTTVCQHTIEMGGKAAHLLLKQLENGNSQPERIILKPTVVVRQTTAAFTPQK; via the coding sequence ATGAAAAGAAAAGAATATAATATAACTGATATCTCCAATGCATTAAATATATCGCGTGCCTCTGTTTCCCGCGCACTTTCCGGTGCGGCCGGAGTTAGTGACAAACTCAGAGCCAGGATTATACAGTATGCAAATGAAATCGGATATCAGCCTTCTGTCCCTGCCAGCAAAAGCCCAAAACGGAAATCGAATTTTATAGCCCTGGTTCTGGGTGATATTCGTAATCCTTTCTACGCAGAATTGTCGTACACGATACAGAAAATTCTGGTAAAGCATAATTATACCGTTATGATTTTCAACAGCGATTACGATGCGGCGCGTGAACTGGAGTTCATACAAGGAGCAGATAATTTTCATTTTGCCGGTCTGATACTCATTACAGCACAAAGTGATCAATTATCCAAAACAATCAGTACATTACCAATCCCGAAGGTTTTGGTAAACCGGATTCTCCCGGACTATACTGGTGACTCCGTGCTGACAGATAACTTCCAGGCCGGTTATGAGGCTGCCCTGCATTTAATCAATCTCGGTCATAAATCCATTGGCTTTATCGGCGGACACCGCACTTCATCTGCTGCGGTCCAACGTTTTGATGGATTTTTGCAGGCACTGCAAAACTACTCCATCCCTTACCGGGAGGATTTTATCTGGCATAGCAACCTTCAACTCGAAGCAGGATACCAGATTGCCGATTCCTTTCTTGCTCTTCATGAGAAACCGTCTGCTATTATCTCGGTAAATGATATGACCTCCTATGGTTTCATTGACGGATGCCGAAATGGTGGGCTTAGAATTCCAGAAGATTTATCTGTTATCAGTTTTGATGATATACCTTTTTCTAATTTACAAGGTATACAGTTAACTACTGTCTGCCAGCACACAATTGAAATGGGGGGAAAAGCTGCTCATCTGCTCCTGAAACAGTTAGAAAACGGAAATTCCCAGCCAGAACGAATCATTCTAAAGCCTACTGTAGTTGTACGTCAAACAACAGCAGCATTTACTCCCCAAAAATAA
- a CDS encoding thiolase family protein, protein MNQLKDVVIVSGVRLPVGSYGGSLKNMSAIDMGASVVAESVKRAGLKPENVDEVIVGEVGEIAEDGFIARAISLKSGMPKECTAYSVNRQCGSGLQSIADAVMEIQTGQADVVVAAGTESISRLPYYVKDARWGARMGHKTLEDGVIDILTWPLDGNHNGITAENVARKYHVSREEQDSFALESHRRACSAIETGKFKDEILPVELKDRKGNITVFDTDEGPRKGLTLEKLAKLRPCFVTDGTGTVTAGNSSSLNDGAAAVVVMSRKKAEELEITPKLKIEGFAIEGFDAELMGYAPKFSSEKLASRLNLSLPDIDMFEINEAFASQAFAVSRDLKLDPDKVNIYGGGISIGHPIGATGCVLTVKVLYELMRSDKNDAMISMCIGGGQGISMYFTKC, encoded by the coding sequence ATGAATCAGTTAAAAGATGTTGTAATCGTAAGCGGAGTCCGTCTTCCAGTCGGCTCTTATGGTGGAAGCTTGAAAAATATGTCTGCAATTGATATGGGTGCATCAGTAGTTGCCGAGTCAGTAAAACGTGCAGGCCTGAAACCTGAAAATGTAGACGAAGTGATTGTTGGTGAAGTTGGCGAAATTGCAGAAGACGGTTTTATTGCACGTGCTATCAGTTTAAAATCAGGAATGCCCAAAGAATGTACAGCTTATTCCGTGAACAGGCAGTGTGGCTCCGGCCTGCAATCCATCGCAGACGCCGTCATGGAAATACAAACCGGTCAGGCAGATGTTGTTGTCGCTGCAGGAACAGAAAGTATTTCAAGGCTTCCCTATTATGTAAAAGATGCTCGTTGGGGTGCACGTATGGGACACAAGACCTTGGAAGATGGTGTTATCGATATTCTGACATGGCCGTTGGATGGAAACCACAACGGCATTACAGCAGAAAATGTTGCCAGGAAATACCATGTCAGTCGTGAAGAACAGGATTCTTTCGCCCTGGAGTCACACCGCCGGGCATGCAGCGCTATAGAAACTGGAAAATTCAAAGATGAGATTCTTCCCGTTGAGCTTAAGGATCGCAAAGGAAATATTACCGTCTTTGATACAGATGAAGGCCCACGTAAAGGACTTACTCTGGAAAAGCTTGCAAAATTACGCCCTTGTTTCGTTACCGACGGAACCGGTACTGTCACAGCAGGAAACTCTTCCAGTTTGAATGATGGTGCAGCTGCTGTTGTTGTGATGTCCCGTAAAAAGGCAGAAGAACTTGAAATCACTCCAAAACTTAAAATCGAAGGATTTGCAATTGAAGGATTTGATGCGGAATTGATGGGATATGCTCCTAAGTTTTCCAGTGAAAAACTGGCCTCCAGGCTCAATCTTTCTTTACCGGATATTGATATGTTTGAAATTAACGAAGCATTTGCAAGTCAGGCCTTTGCAGTAAGCAGAGACCTTAAGCTAGATCCCGATAAAGTAAATATCTACGGAGGCGGCATCTCCATCGGGCACCCAATCGGAGCTACAGGCTGTGTCCTGACTGTAAAAGTTTTATATGAGCTCATGCGGAGCGATAAAAATGATGCAATGATTTCCATGTGTATAGGTGGTGGTCAGGGAATTTCCATGTATTTCACTAAATGCTAA
- the fabG gene encoding 3-oxoacyl-ACP reductase FabG, whose product MKLKDKVAIVTGSSRGLGKGIARKLAKEGAKVIIADMAPFEETVAEIEANGGTASGFTVNVSKQEEVKALVQYAVDTYGQLDIMVNNAGINRDGMLHKMPVENWDLVIAIDLTGTFYGTQEALKHMRTRGGGRIINISSGSWLGNIGQANYAAAKAGVIGLTKTAARENARKGITCNAICPGFIETDMTVKLKEVNGGAAWDSMMQRIPMGYAGKPEDVGNLVAFLASDEAAYITSEVINVGGGMIV is encoded by the coding sequence ATGAAGTTAAAAGACAAAGTAGCAATTGTAACTGGTTCAAGCCGTGGACTTGGAAAGGGTATCGCAAGGAAGCTGGCAAAGGAAGGAGCCAAAGTAATTATCGCCGATATGGCTCCATTTGAAGAAACAGTAGCCGAAATTGAGGCAAATGGAGGTACGGCGAGTGGTTTCACTGTAAATGTATCAAAACAAGAGGAAGTAAAAGCCCTTGTACAGTATGCGGTAGACACATATGGCCAGTTAGACATCATGGTCAATAACGCGGGCATAAACCGTGACGGCATGCTACATAAGATGCCTGTTGAAAACTGGGACCTTGTAATCGCCATCGATCTTACCGGAACATTCTACGGAACGCAGGAAGCTCTGAAACACATGCGCACGAGAGGTGGTGGCAGAATTATCAATATTTCTTCCGGAAGTTGGCTCGGAAATATCGGTCAGGCAAACTATGCCGCAGCAAAAGCAGGCGTTATAGGTCTTACAAAAACAGCAGCACGTGAAAATGCCAGAAAAGGAATTACTTGCAATGCAATCTGTCCGGGCTTTATAGAAACAGATATGACAGTAAAACTAAAAGAAGTAAATGGCGGCGCAGCCTGGGATAGTATGATGCAAAGAATCCCAATGGGATATGCTGGAAAGCCAGAAGATGTCGGAAATTTGGTGGCTTTTCTTGCGTCTGATGAAGCAGCTTATATCACCTCCGAAGTCATCAATGTTGGCGGCGGAATGATTGTATAA